The proteins below come from a single Garra rufa chromosome 3, GarRuf1.0, whole genome shotgun sequence genomic window:
- the nop10 gene encoding H/ACA ribonucleoprotein complex subunit 3, which yields MFLHYYLNEKGERVYTLKRLDPSGQTTCSAHPARFSPEDKFSRHRVTIKKRFGLLLTQQPRPVL from the exons ATGTTCCTGCATTATTATCTGAACGAGAAAGGCGAGAGAGTTTATACTCTGAAG AGACTAGACCCGAGCGGTCAGACCACCTGTTCGGCTCATCCGGCCCGCTTTTCTCCGGAGGACAAATTCTCCAGACACCGTGTGACCATCAAGAAACGCTTCGGCCTGCTGCTGACGCAACAACCACGACCTGTGCTCTAA